Proteins encoded in a region of the Misgurnus anguillicaudatus chromosome 9, ASM2758022v2, whole genome shotgun sequence genome:
- the LOC129437150 gene encoding uncharacterized protein, giving the protein MIHRRSPAVRTSKEQLSALTRRLLDLEAKVGLLEARLNERSHQSHPPTADQATATDISVYVPPTPVETQTECQQSIFIHPSGHGDFISTSGHLDNDDLGFPSNASTPFIDRTRPADITGDSAHLNHQLSTNSMLDYSSPLQEYPSSSPLSSTSQHCPSEMSSFCLRLPETPRNSSYFQSHNPVRRSLMGVVLQDVTLNHVSLEVEKQLYVDSAGSDGAPKADRFACGLFKRLIPFTIYQDWVGSVNYDGSKGKNALPWNLRQAISDAVARKFHPTPRDWKLIRDRINELLRKKRLSFPLFKRHTVNILNFCVL; this is encoded by the coding sequence ATGATCCATCGCCGAAGCCCTGCTGTCCGCACATCAAAAGAACAGCTTTCAGCCTTGACTCGAAGGCTTCTGGATTTGGAGGCAAAAGTTGGTTTGTTGGAGGCACGTTTGAATGAGAGGTCTCACCAGTCTCATCCACCGACAGCTGATCAAGCTACAGCTACAGACATTTCGGTTTATGTTCCTCCAACTCCGGTGGAAACTCAGACCGAATGTCAACAGTCGATCTTCATCCATCCGTCTGGTCATGGGGACTTCATTTCAACCAGCGGGCATTTGGACAATGACGATTTAGGGTTCCCATCGAACGCGTCTACACCGTTTATTGACCGCACTCGTCCTGCAGATATAACGGGGGACTCGGCTCACTTAAACCACCAACTGTCAACAAATTCGATGCTTGATTACAGTTCACCTCTTCAAGAATATCCATCGTCTTCTCCTCTGTCCAGCACATCTCAGCATTGTCCTTCAGAAATGTCGTCATTTTGTTTGAGATTGCCTGAAACACCAAGAAACTCTTCTTATTTTCAGTCTCATAATCCTGTTCGACGGTCTCTCATGGGAGTGGTTCTACAAGATGTGACTTTAAATCACGTGTCCCTGGAGGTCGAGAAACAACTTTACGTGGATTCAGCAGGCTCAGACGGTGCACCTAAAGCAGATCGATTCGCTTGTGGTTTGTTTAAAAGGTTAATTCCGTTTACCATTTATCAGGACTGGGTAGGTTCTGTGAATTATGATGGTTCGAAGGGGAAAAACGCTCTGCCTTGGAATCTACGTCAAGCCATTTCCGATGCTGTTGCTAGGAAATTTCACCCAACACCGCGTGACTGGAAGCTTATAAGAGACAGAATTAACGAACTCCTGCGAAAGAAGAGATTAAGTTTTCCACTTTTTAAACGCCatactgtaaatattttaaacttttgtgtattgTAG